The following proteins are encoded in a genomic region of Neomonachus schauinslandi chromosome 7, ASM220157v2, whole genome shotgun sequence:
- the LOC110581197 gene encoding olfactory receptor 2G6 encodes MEESNNSSEKGFLLLGFADEPQLERILFVIILLFYILNIMGNTAIIFVSCLATKLHTPMYFFLSNLSCVDICFTTSVAPQLLVTMSKKEKNMSYGGCVAQLYVAMGLGSSECILLAVMAYDRYAAVCRPLQYTTIMHPQLCASLASVAWFSGLITSLIQCSLTVQLPLCGHRKLDHIFCEVPVLIKLACVDTTFNEVELFVASVIFLIVPVSLILVSYGFITKAVLRIKSAVGRQKAFGTCSSHLIVVIIFYGTIIFMYLQPPKSGSKKQGKFVSLFYTIVTPVLNPIIYTLRNKDVKGALRTLVMRNVLVSENK; translated from the coding sequence ATGGAGGAAAGCAACAACAGTTCTGAAAAGGGATTTCTTCTCTTGGGATTTGCAGATGAACCCCAGCTAGAAAGGATCCTTTTTGTCATAATTTTGCTTTTCTACATCTTGAACATCATGGGGAACACTGCCAtcatttttgtgtcttgtttagCCACCAAACTCCACACTCCAATGTACTTTTTCCTCAGCAATCTCTCTTGTGTGGACATCTGCTTTACCACCAGTGTTGCCCCACAGTTGCTGGTTACCatgagtaagaaagaaaaaaacatgagctACGGTGGATGTGTGGCCCAACTCTATGTGGCCATGGGGTTGGGCTCCTCTGAGTGTATTCTCCTTGCAGTCATGGCTTATGACCGATATGCTGCTGTCTGCCGGCCTCTGCAGTACACAACTATAATGCATCCTCAGCTCTGTGCATCCCTGGCCAGCGTAGCATGGTTCAGTGGACTCATCACCTCCTTAATTCAGTGTTCCCTTACTGTGCAGCTGCCCCTTTGTGGTCATCGCAAACTGGACCATATCTTCTGTGAGGTTCCTGTGCTCATTAAACTGGCCTGCGTGGACACAACTTTCAATGAAGTAGAACTCTTTGTGGCTagtgttatttttctaattgtcCCTGTGTCACTCATCTTAGTCTCCTATGGCTTTATAACAAAAGCTGTGCTGAGGATAAAATCAGCAGTAGGACGCCAGAAGGCTTTTGGGACTTGTTCTTCCCACCTGATTGTGGTCATTATTTTCTATGGAACCATCATCTTTATGTACCTTCAACCACCCAAAAGTGGCtcaaaaaaacagggaaaatttgtctctcttttctacACGATAGTCACCCCAGTCTTAAACCCCATTATCtatactctgagaaacaaagatgTGAAAGGGGCCTTAAGAACACTGGTAATGAGAAATGTTcttgtttcagaaaataaatga